CCCGGGCGCTCCGGGACGACAGCTCATCCCTATGCAGTGGCCGCCTCCCCCATCCAGGCCCGGCCGCCAGCCCTTTTCAGGCCGTGGAAGCCCAGGCGTCGGCGAAGGGAATTCTCACAGGCCGTTGGGCATTTGCATAGCCGGCTCGCCCGCCCGGAGACATTGGCCCGCATTGTtcccgggcggcggcggcgggcgcaCGGGCCGGGGCGCGCCGGGCGGCGCGGCTGACCGGCTGGGAGCGGGCGGGCCAGACAAAGGAGAAGGGGCGCGCAGGGCCGGAGGCTGCGGTGGGGGAGATCCCGACGGTGGGAGCGGAATATCGGGGTGAGATGGGGGGACGCGGCAGCCGCGCTCGTCTGCCCCAGGACGGCCACCGCCCCGCACTTGGGACACCCACGCCGTGTCTAATTCCTCCCTGAGTTGGGGCCGCCGCGTCGTGATGTGAATCCCAATAGGGGGGAATCTCAGGCCTTTCCCAGGCTGCGCGGGGTTCGGAGTGCCCGGTCCTCTAGAGGTCAGAGGAGCAGCTTCTAGCTCCTGGCCGACAGGGCTCTGGCCACACACGGCAGAAGCACCTGGGGGCCCCTGGGGACCTTGGGCCTCCTATCCAGAGTCCCTGGGCAGGAAATCCTGCTGTCGTCCACAGACACTTGCGCCAAGCCAGAACAGCGGCTGCTTCCGGAGAACCTTCCCTCAATGCCGCTGGCCCCGCGGGCTTCCACCTTGACCCCAGCGCAGCCTGTCTCCCCGCATCAGTCTTCTCTGGGGCGCAGGCAGGGGCCGTGTCCTCGTCCATCATTGTCCTCAGAGATCAGGCATTGGGGTTGGATAGACAGAGTTCATGAGCGGGCAAGTGTCCGATTGTCCTGAACTGAGAGGAATAATGGTGCTGATCAGAGGGGCTGTCCctgaggggcagaggcctcatTGTCCTGAAGGGGTGAGGAAGGAGCCCCCTTGGCCCCTGTCCCTGCCACCTCCTTGACCTGCTTGTTGTCCCCCTATTGACCCAGCCTGAATAGATGGGCCACCATGTGGGGGACAATGCTGCTGAGGCAGGGACtccaggggagaggagggaagggctTGGTCGCATTTGAGCAGGGGCGCTAAGGGTACCTGTGTTTCCTGTCCTCTGCGCTTCCTGACTGAAATCAGTGGTGGAATGATCACCCACACTCAGACCACAAAGAATGGCTCAGTCCTATGAAGTGGAACAAGGTCTGGAGGGCCCATGATGAGTCCAGCACTCAAGGTAAAGtagtgggagggagaggaggaaatagAGTGAAATACCAAGGGTTAGGCTTAGGAAAGTTCCATCCCGGGCAGACAGTCCCCTGAATGAGAATGGGATCAGGGTGCAGGGGCTTGAGGCAGGGATCAGCATCATTGCCTGGGCCATGGGAGGCTTCACAGAGGCGATAGAGCTTAGAACTATCTGTTTACAGGGCACACAGGGCCACCTCTTATGGGTTAGCTCTCTCCCTGACCTTTTCTCGGACATCTTGGCAAGCTATGATGAGACCTATACCCTTTGTCCTGTGGAACCTGGCTGGGCAACTGCCTTCCCCTAAAGAGGGCTCAGTTGTCCCTtttccaggaagcctccctggATTGAGATGGGCCGCTCCCCCCAGCCAATGACCAGTCTGGGCTAGAGCTGCCCATTTTTTTCAGACCTGGAGAAGATTTGGTTGTAATCAGGAAGGAATCAACCAGCAAAGGGAAAGGGTCAGGTTGTAAAATGTTAGTGCcatgaagttttgtttgtttgtttgttttttgagctagggtctctctcacctaggctggagtacagtaagcgatcatagttcactgcaatgaactgctgggctcaagcgatccttctgcctcagcctcctgattcttggggactacaggtgcacaccaccacacctggctaaattttgtagagatgctgtcccactatattgcccacgatggtctcaaactcctgggctcaagcaatcctcctgcctcagcctcccaaagtgctggaattataggtgtgagtcacctcaccCAGCTGGTGCCATGAATAAATGAAGATTTGTAGCTTTCCTCACCCAGAATGGGCTGGGACGGGAAGAGATCTCACTCTATCCTTGAATCCCCCTTTCCTGAAAGTCTTCTTTCAGATCTCTGAGGACTTGGGAGAACCGGCCAGCTAGCTGTATCTGGGCCCACGCAGAGCAGAGCTGGGAACTGAGGCCCCACAGGCAGAATGGGGGGTGGGGCCTCAGCTCTCCCaaactccctcccttcctcttagCAAGGGCTGACAGTGACCAGGAACCTTTTTGTGATCCCAGCAGTCATCCTTCTGCTTCCACACAAGGGTCTCCTCCCAACACACCTACCCCAGCCAACAATGGGCATGGGGAGctgtggaggaaggagaggagctgAAGAGACAGAGGCACAATTGGGCCACATGAGCTGGGATGGCTCCACAGAAGCATGTTCCTCAACCTCCTTCTCCTCACCCCTGTGCTTGGCCTCTCCAACCAGCCCAGCTCAGTCCCTCCAGCTACGGTGAGCATGGAGCCTGATGGGGCCACCTTTTGTCCTCATTCCAGGGCTAGGTCCCAGGAATCCTTCCACTTCCTCCTTAGGTTCCTATGTCTGATTGGTCTTGGTTTTAGGGGAGAGATAGCTGTAGTCAGAAGCCTAGGGGACAGGCAGGAGAAGGCGGAGGGGGTCCCAGTCCTTCAGTGTTGGAAAGGGGGCTCCAGTCTACTTGGAGGGATGGATTTCTGCTGGATGAGAGACCTGAAACCCCTGGCATCTGCCTGACATGTAGTGGGGGATAGGAACTCAAAAAAGGCTTATGGCATGAATGCATGAGGACCAGAGCTGAAGCAGACAGGAAGAGGGTTAGGCTGTAGGAAGGAGTTTCATTCTTCATAGAGGACCAAGGAGGAGCATAAAGGCTCCTCTTCTGGATTTGGAGCGCCCTCTGGTGGTCAAATGACTTCAGGACAAGAGAGGCCCTTGGGTGGGGATCGGGTGGTGTCTTCAACCTTCTCTGCCACAGCCCTAATCCACACAATGATATCCTTGCTATTCCCCACTCCTCAGTCTCGGGACAGGGACATAAGTGGCAACTAGGTGCTGGCTGCTTCTAGCTTATTGGTGGCCCCTTGGGCTCTGTGGGCAccctcttccttctctgctcAGAGGCTGCCCGAGTTGAAGGTCAGAGTAGCAGCAGTTCTGGAACAGGAAGAACTCTCTCCCGCAGCCCAAGACATCctataacaaaaaaaatcctgccaggcgcggtggctcaagcctgtaatcccagcactttgggaggccgagacgggcggatcacgaggtcaggagatcgagaccatcctggctaacacagtgaaaccccgtctctactaaaaatacaaaaaactagccgggcgaggtggcgggcgcctgtagtcccagctactcaggaggctgaggcaggagaacggcgtaaacccgggaggcagagcttgcagtgagctgagatccggccactgcactccagccccagcggcagagcaagactctgtctcaaaaaaaaaaaaaaaaaaaaaaaaaaaaaatcctgtttcctGGGAGAGAATGAACTCCCTGTGCCTGGAGACAGGCAAGCCTAGGCGGGGCACTGGCCTGGTAGGACATGGCACTGGGGAGGGACTTCCACAGATCAGGAATCAGGCATCTGTCAGCACTAAAGCCCTCTCCTGCCTCTCCAGGAACCTCCAGGAGGTTCTACCATTGTTGGTTAGAAGGTAAGAGGAACTTCTTATGTTCCCAGGGCACAAAGACAAGGAGTCAGAACCCTTAGAGATGGTGGCGTTTATCACCCTCAAACCAGGCCTGGCTCAGGCTTCACTGTAACTGTGTGACATggggccagtggatcacttgggTGCTTCACTTTGGCCTCTTCTACCCAAGTGCAGGCTGGTAGGGCAGTCGGTTCAGGTAGCTGGTGAGGTTCCCCCCGCCGTACCCAGTTATGGCCCCACTCCCCACCATCTCCCAGCCTCCTGTTGCCCCTCTCCCTGTGGAGATGCTGCCTGTGGAAAGGGGCCTCCTCCTGGCTCATGGCTCCCTTCTTGCAGCCAGAGGAATGGGGGCTCAAAAAGAACTTCCCAGTAGCAGCCAGTCAGCATCTTTGAAAAGGAGCGTGTCCTCTCAGGGGCCAGCAGTGGGTTAGGCCTGAGTATCTGCCTCCTCCACCCTCAGAGGTCTCTGGGCTTCATCTTCATGCTCGCCAGGCACCTGGAAGGCAGGAGTGGGTAGAGGTGAAAGGGTAGCTCCAGGAGCCTGGGAGCCACAGCTCAGGAGTGTACCCCAGAGGAGAAGCAGCGgcaaggaaggaagaaggcagcTTGGGCCATGGGAGACAAGGCAGGGAAGGGAGACTCAGAGGGTGTAAGTGCCCAGTGATGTCTCACCTGCCAGTGAACTTGGTCCTCGTAGCACTGGGAGTCTGGGGGGGAGTCCAGAAAGGGTAGCTTCAGCAGGAGCCCTGGTGGTGGTAGGGAAGGATCTGTGAGGCTTCTCTGCCCCCACCATGGAGGAGGGTGCCACCCAGTGCCATAGGGCACAGGGGTCTAGGAGGCATGAGACCAATATGATGCCTGTGCAGGCAAAAGCAGTATttgttgagtgtctactatgtgccaggccctgtgcaaaGTGCTTAATTAGTCTTGCTTTCCTGAGTAATCACAACAACCCTGCAAGGCCAATATTACCCCGTattacaaacaaagaaacaagactcagagaagttaaataatttgctcaagtGTATGCAGTTGGTAATAGACCAGCTCCTGATTCTATCATGAACCACAGCTGCTGAGCTTTCTGTGGCCTCCCACACAGAAGGGGCACAGAAAATGCTtattgtggccgggcacagtggctcacgcctgtaatctcagcactttgggaggctgaggcagacgaatcacttaaagtcaggagttcaagaccagcctggccaatatggtgaaagcaagcccatctctactaaaaatacaaaaattaggaagggtgcggtggctcacgcctgtaatcccagcactttgggaggccaaggcaggtggatcacctgaggtcaggagttcgagaccaatctggccaacatggtgaaaccccgtctctactaaaaatacaaaaattatccgggtgtggtggggggagcttgtaatcccagatacttgggaggctgaggcaggagaatcacttgaacccgggaggcggaggttgaagtgagctgagatcgtgccattgcactccagcctgggctacaagagcgaaactccatctctctctatagagagagatagagagatagagagatagatagatagatagatatatgcgggcatagtggcataccactacttgggaggttgaggcaggagaatcatttgagcctggaagacagaggttgcagtgagctgagattgtgccactgcactccagcccgtgtgacagaataagactctgcctcaaaaaaaaaaaaaaaaaaaaaaaaaaagcttattgcataaaaaagttattaaatgaatgaactaaaCCATATTAGAGAATGAAAATCTCCAGGTGgtcgggcaccgtggctcaagcctgtaatcccagcacgttgggaggctgacgggggcggatcacctgaggtcaggagttcaagactagcctggtcaacatggtgaaaccccatctctagtaaaaatacaaaaaattagctgggtgtgttggtgcatgcctgtaatcccagctactagggaggctgaggcaggagaatcgctggaacctgggagacagaggttgcaatgagccgagatcgtaccactgcacttcagcctgggtgacagagcaaggttccatcaaaaaaaagaaaaagaaaggaaagaagaaaaaggaaggaaggaagggagggaggaaaggagggaaggagggagggaaggaagcaaaTTTCCAGGTAAGAGCAGAAGGCAGGGGATGCTGAATCAGGTTTTATTTTTGAAGGCCAAAAAGACTAAGGCCAAACATGAAGAGGGACTGCCTGATCCAGGGCCATGGGCAGTGTGCCTCTGTGAAAGGTTTTTGCACTGGGATTTGGAGGTGGCAGGCCgtctcctcccctccctgtccctgtccctgccccACATGGCGCAGCCAGCCTCTCCTAGGCTTCAGCCTGAGGTTGGGCTTCCCTCTAgtgggcagagggagcagcacaGGCAAGCACAGACCCGTAATTACCAGAGGGCCTCGCTCACCCCTCGCCAACTCCCCAGCCGCCCTTGGCACCAGAAAGGAGCAAGCAACTGCATGCACCTCTGTGCCTGCAGGAGGTTGGTTACCCCTTAACCCACAACCCAATCCCTACTTTATGGCACAAAGTAGATGCTCCATAAATATCTATGATTGAATGAATTCATGTCAGGTGTTAGGATCCCATGCCCCTTCCTCTGGAAAATCCAAGGTTACTCACCTCCGAGGCCCCCACCCACAGAGGCAAACATCAGTGTGACAAACAGCCCGAAGAGCTGGAGCATGGCCTGTGACGTGGCACTGCGCTGGCCCTCAGCTATGAGTGGAAACACACTCTCCAGGCTGCAGGGAGACCAGACGGTGGAAAGGCAGTGGTAGGGGGAGAGAGGGATGCAGCACGGAGCCAGGGCTACTCATGGCACTGAAACTCGCACTGGAGGATGCGAAGTGGCTAAGAGGGTCTCGAGGGTGCATGCCAGGCTGAGTCTCACCTCCAGGCCACTGATTAAGCCAGGCCCACAGCCTGGAACACTTTCCCACCCTCGTAGGCCAGCAGACACCTAGGCACCTTTCAAGACTCCATTTGTGGATTGTTCTTGCCCACCCTTGATGTGCAAAAATAGATCCTAAGAGTTATTAACTCTTATTGACCCTTCAGTAACAAGTAACACTCTTGAAGTCATTTGTCCATGACCTTCTGCTGCACTTGATTGAGGACCAGAAGGGCAGTTTCTAGATTGGTTTTGTTAACTCCAATTTCGTTTGCTCCCAGAATatggaggaatgaatgaattaatttttttcttggtcacacacaaagaaagagaatGGCAGACGTCGTTCCAGAGGGATGGTGACTGCAGTGCGGGCTGGGAGGAAACTCACCCATCTCCATAAGCTTCATGGGTAGCAAGCCCAGCCACAAGGACCCCCAGGAGGGCCCCCAGGACCCCCGGCATCCCATGGAGGTTGTGGACTCCACATGTGTCTTGGACTTTGAATTTTGATTCAAGGATGGGCTGGAGGGCAGGACAGATCGTGAGTCTCCTGTGCCCACTCCCCACCACCTCATCCTGTTGGAGAGGCGGGAGGAAAGGCACCAAAGACTCCATGTTCTGCCCAGGCCCCAAGAGGCATCTGTACCGTAAAGAACTTGTACCCCAGCGTGGAGACAGTCCCAGCCAAGAAGCCAGCTGCCAGAGCCCCAAAGGGTGTCAGCATCATCTCACTCGAGGTCCCCACCACAACCCCTCCGGCCAGCGCTGCATTTTGGATGTGAACCTAAGGGAAGGGCAAGGTGTCGGAGGCCCTTTCAGATCACCACACCCACAGCAACCCAACCCTACCCACTACAGTGACACCTACTGCTTCTGGAAGTCCCTCTGCCATCTAGCCTCTCAGTCTCCTGCTATCATATCTCCTCCCATTCTGACCCCACAGCCACCAGCACAGATGGAGCCCCTATGCCTGTGCCCTTATCTGTTCCCCGGGAGAATCTTTCCTGAGGGTCTCAGACCTCTCCTCCCCCACCCAGGCCACCCCCTCTGCCTCTCTGAAGTCCTCTTCCCCATACCATGTCAAGCCTCCCGTCTTCCCCCACAAGGGCTGACAAGGCAAAGGTGCCGAGGGTGCTGGCAGCCAGGGAGTAGTATGTGTTGAGGGCCGTCCGATGCTGCCCAGCCCCCAGCGCTGTGAGTGCAGAGTTGAAGCTAGGCCAGAAGATCCACAGGAAGATGGTCCCTAGATGGTGGACAGGCAGTGAGAAGAAGGAAGTGGCTC
This region of Macaca fascicularis isolate 582-1 chromosome 1, T2T-MFA8v1.1 genomic DNA includes:
- the RHBG gene encoding ammonium transporter Rh type B isoform X2: MAGSPSRAAGRRLQLPLLCLFLQGATAVLFAVFVRYNHKTDAALWHRGNHSNADNEFYFRYPSFQDVHAMVFVGFGFLMVFLQRYGFSSVGFTFLLAAFALQWSTLVQGFLHSFHSGHIHVGVESMINADFCAGAVLISFGAVLGKTGPAQLLLMALLEVVLFGINEFVLLHLLGVRDAGGSMTIHTFGAYFGLVLSRVLYRPQLEKSKHRQGSVYHSDLFAMIGTIFLWIFWPSFNSALTALGAGQHRTALNTYYSLAASTLGTFALSALVGEDGRLDMVHIQNAALAGGVVVGTSSEMMLTPFGALAAGFLAGTVSTLGYKFFTPILESKFKVQDTCGVHNLHGMPGVLGALLGVLVAGLATHEAYGDGLESVFPLIAEGQRSATSQAMLQLFGLFVTLMFASVGGGLGGLLLKLPFLDSPPDSQCYEDQVHWQVPGEHEDEAQRPLRVEEADTQA